CGAGTTACTCCGGAAATAATCCCGGGTCAGACTCAAGAGCCGGAAACCGAGGGCGAAAGCTGGCTTTCTAATAAAAATTTCTCCCTTCATTATCTAAGGACGAGTCTGGTGAAATCAACCTCACATACTCCTAAATCTTTGTCTGGCTTATGGATAGCCTTTGAAACATAAGGAATACCAAGGGCAGGGGGCAATAAGGAGCCTCAAAAAGCGTTGCAGAGGGACAATTTTCAGCTAAAAGAGGGCGAAAAAAATGTTTGGGAAGGTGATGGGACTTGACAGAATTGGGCGGTTCAGTTATTTTGTAAAACAAAGATGAGAAAAATGAAGGAGGTTCCGCAATGAAGAAGCTTTTACTCGGAATCATAATCCTGACGCTAAGTCTGCCGATTTTCGCTCAAATAGATTTGCCCAAGCCGGATTTCAACCCCTACCGGCAGGGAGAGCCAGGCTTGCTGAGCCTGAACCGCTTTTCCATGAACCATTCCATGGGCTTTTCCGCGGGCGTGAGCAGCCTTGGTTCAGGATACTACCTTTCCCGCTATACGAACCAAATCAACTACGCTTTTTCGCCCAAGCTGAATTTGGAGCTTGACCTCAGCCTCGTGAATTATGGAACCACCGGCGCGAAGCTGGAATTCAATTCCGACAACAATACCAAGGTGATTCCGGAATTCAAGCTGAACTACCGGCCTTCGGACAGCATGAATCTTTCCATCGAATTCAGGCAGGCAGCGCCCTGGAACCAGGTTTACTCACCCTGGTCAACTGAAAATCGTCCCTGGTACGAAGAGTGGTAAGCATCTTTTGAATCTCGTGATATACGTTTTGATAGCTGTCCTTGGCGCCGCTTTGGGCAGCTTTTTTAATGTGGTGATAGACCGCGTTCCGCAGGGAAAATCCATCGTCAAACCTCCTTCCCACTGTGGTTCTTGTGGAACCCAGCTTCCCGCTTCGCAAAATATCCCCATCTATACTTACATCGTTCAAAAGGGGCGTTGTAAAAATTGTGGGGCCAAAATCCATTGGCATCATCTGGTTGTGGAAATCGCCACGCCGTTGTTGTTTATGGCGCTGGCGCTGGTTTATGGCGCGGGAAATCTGGCATTCTGGAAGTTCGCGGTGATGTTCGGATTCCTCATCCCCATCTTTTTCATCGACGCTTTTCATCAGCTCATTCCGCTGGTCTTGTCTTTGCCGATGGTGGCTGTGGGATTGATTTTCAGTTTCGCGCAAAGCTCTTTCAGGTTCAAGGATTTCTTTTGGGTTTATCTACTGCCGACCTTGTTACTTTTCTTTTTTCTCTACGCCTTGGCTCTGACTTGGGAAAAGATTTTCAAAAAAGAGGGTTTGGGCGGTGGTGATGTTATCCTGATACCCGCGCTGGCGGCGTATTTTGGCGCCATCCACATACCCTTTGTCATTCTGTTGGCATCCATTTTAGGGATTATCTATTTCCTGGCTTTCGTGCGTAAACCAAACCAGGTTTTCGCCTTCGGACCGTTTTTGGCGTTCACGGGCGTAGTTTGGGCTCTGGTGGGCGAGATTCTTTTATTTACCCTGGGCTTCAGGCTCTAAACTTTAATCAAATAGCGCTTTAATCAGGGTTTCGGGCTCCAGCCTATAGGCGCTGCCACGTCCTTCAAAAAAGCCGTGAGCGCCAATCATGTGCATGCTGAGCGAGGTCCAAACCACCGTGATGCCGTTTTCCTGGTTCGTGAGTGTGGTCACGGCTTTGCGATAGATTCCCGGATGACCAAAAGGACATGGCATTCTGCCGCGATAGACCTCGGTTTGAACCTGATATTTACCCTCGACGAGGATTCCTTCCAGATAGCTGTCCCAGCTTGCCTGAGTCAGGCTTTCCATCCTTTTGGCAATTTCTTCCCTGCTGCGACCCAGTTTATCCAAAACGACGCTGTCGTCCTGGATGATTTCATTGAGGGGGCGGGTATCGTCGCCCAAAAATCCGCTCAGGGTCTGAACCCCGGGCTGCATACGCTGCATTGTTTTTAATTCTTTTCCTGTGGGTTTCATGGCTCATCCAAAACTGTCAAAATAGATTTTTTCCTTGGGTACGCCCAATTCTGTGAGGGATTTGGTTACGGCGCCAATCATGCCTGGGCTGCCACAGAGGTAGGCTTCCGTGTTCTTGGGGTCGCGGATGGCGTCCTTGAAAAATGGCATGACGAAGCCGGTTTTGCCTTTCCAATTATCGCTGGGCTCGGCGTGTGAAAGCACCGGCACGTAGGCAAAATCGTCGAACACTTTTTCAAAGGATTCCATCTCTTCGGTGAGATAGAGGTCTTTGGGGGTGCGGGCTCCAAAAAAGTAGGTCATCTTGCGGTTGGTGCCAGTCACAGCCAGATGTTCAAGCATGGATTTGATGGGCGCTTTGCCAGAGCCGCCCGCCACAAAAAGGATGTCGGCATCGGTGTCGCGCAGATAGAAATCCCCGTAGGGGCCGGTGAAGCGAACTTTGTCCCCCACCTTGAGTTGGGTGTGGGCCCAGGTGCTGCAAATCCCTTCCGGAACCAGGCGGATGATGAGTTGGATGGCGTTGTTGGTGTCCGGTTTGGAAGAGATTGAATAGGCGCGGGTGACGCCCTGTTTCACCTTGTCGTATGGTTCGGAAATGAGTTGAACATATTGTCCGGCTTGGAAATCGATGGTTTCGCCGGGTTCCAGTTCGAAGGTGAAGCCTTTAATATCGTAAGTGTAATCGATGATTTCGGTGACCACGCTTTTAAATTCACGAATGTTGAAAATGCTTTCAGGAATCACGATGCTGACATCGCTTTTCACCTTGACCTGACAACTGAGACGAACGTGGTCTGCCAGTTCGGCCTCGCTCAAAAAGGGTTTTTCGGTTGGCAAAACAGGACCGCCGCCCTCTAAAACCTTGCATTTACAGGCGCCACAGCTTCCCCTTCCACCGCAGGCGGAGGGTAAAAAAACCTGGGCTTCGCTGAGCGAATTCAGCAGGCTGCTGCCACCTTTTACGGTGAGTTCGCGCTTGTCGTTCACATTGATTTTGCAATCGCCATAGTTATTCAGCCAGCGTTCCGCGATGACCAGCAAAATTGCCAGGATTCCGCTGACGCCGGTTATCACTCCGATATCTTTCAAAATGATGCTTAACATTATCGATAATCCCCTTTATTGGATGGGCGCGATGCCGGAAAAACCGACGAACGCCAGCGCCATGATGCCTGTGATGATGAGGCTGATGCCGGTTCCACGCAGGCCGGCGGGGACCATCTTTTCACGCAATTTGCCCCTGAGACCAGCCAGCATCAGGATGGCCAAAAGCCAGCCCAGTCCGCTGCCGAAACCATAGGCAATGGATTGCAGGAAATTGTAGTTGCGAATCACCATGAAAAGGCTGACGCCGAAGATGGCGCAATTCACCGTGATGAGAGGCAAAAAGATGCCCAGGGAATAGTATAAAGCCGGGGTGAAACGCTCGATGAGAAGCTCCAAAAGCTGCACAAAAGCCGCAATCACGATGATGAAAACGATGTATTGCAGATATTCAATGTGAAACGGCACAAGCAGATAGTGGTAGGCAAGCCAGTTCAGCGCGGTGGTGAAAACCAACACGAAGGAAACCGCAATGCCAAGCCCGAGAGAGGATTCCACTTCCTTCGACACGGAAAGGTAGGAACACATGCCCAGAAAGTTTGTGAGCAGGATGTTGCTGGTGAAAATCGCGGCCCAAAAGAGCAGAAAAGCGGATATTTCCATCTTAGACCACCTTGTAATATTTGTTGTTTACAATCCAGATGAGCAGCGCCAGAAGGAAAAACGCGCTGGGCGCCATCACCATGATGCTCCAGTTTGTCCACCAGGAGCCAAGGATTCTAAAACCAAACAGGGTTCCAAAACCGAACAGCTCGCGCACGAACGAGATAAGCAAAAGCACGAGGGTGTAGCCAAATCCGGCGCCGATTCCATCTATCACCGAATCCAGAGGCGGGTTTTTTGAAGCGAAGGCTTCCAGGCGTCCCATCAGGATGCAGTTTGTGATGATGAGGCCAACGTAGGGACCGAGCTGCTTGCTCACCTGAGGCAAAAAAGCTTTGAGGAGGATATCCACCATAATCACATAAGCCGCCATAATCAGGGTTTGAGCAATCATGCGCACGCTGCGGGGCGTGTATTCCCTAATCAATGAAACAGTCAGACAGGAAAGCGCCAGCGCGAAGGTGACTCCCAGGCCCATGATGAGGCTGTTCAGCATCAGGTTCGTGACAGCCAGAGATGAACAGATACCCAGGATTTGCTTCCAGACGGCGTTTTCTGTGAAAGCGGAATTGATGAAAATCTGTTTGCGGGTCATTTGCCTTCCTCCGTTCTGGATTTGGCGATTTGGGCCAGTTCACCGCGAATCATATCCACCACGGCTTTGCTGGTGATGGTGGCTCCTGTAATCTGGCGAAGCTGTTGAGGTTTGATTTCCTTTTGGCCTTCCGGCACCATTTCAAACTCGATGGGGCTTGAATTATCAAGAATGGGTTTGCCCTTGAACTGGGAGGTGAACCATTCTTCCTCGATGCGTCCACCCAGTCCGGGAGTTTCGGATTGGTCGTAAACATTCAAGCCCAGGAGGGTTTGGAGGTCCAGGCTGGTGGCGACAAGAGCGCGCATTGTGCCCCAAAGTCCCTTGCCACCGACATCGAACACGTAAGCTATGGGCGTGCCATCATATTTCACTTCAAAGGCTTTGCGCGCGAAACTATCTTCGTCGAGAGTGCCGATGTGGTTTTTGTAACTGGTTGGATAGTCGGATTCAAGAGCCTGAGCCTGTAATCCGCTGAGGCTGGCGAGGCTGTCCGCCGCCAGGCTGAGGATGGTTTTTTCGTAGGCTTCACGCTGTTGTCTTTTGATGCGCGGCTCGCTGGCACGATACATCACAGCCAGAATCCCCACAAAAACCAGGCTGAGTATCAACACGAAAAGAACAGGCCAGATGGGTTTGTCGAAAAAGCTGGTTTTGTTTTCCATTTTAGACCGCCTCCTTCTTCTTCGGCAAAGATTTCAAACCGTGTTCGATGATGGGCATCAGCGAATTCGCAATCAAAAGCGCGAACATGAAGCCTTCCGCGAACAGAGAAAAACGGCGGATAAACACAGTTAGAAAACCGGTGAGGATGCCGAATATCCACAAGGCTAAAGCACCCTTTGGCTGAGAGATGGGGTCTGTGACCATGAACACGATGCCAAACAGCGCTCCACCCGCGCAGAGCATGAACAGCGGGTTTTCACCGGGGTAAAAAATCAGGTTGAAAACGATGATGCTGAGCAGCGTGGAAAGCATGGGAATCCATTTTGCCGCTTTGGTGACCAGCAAATAGATGCCAGCCAGGATAATCAGCAAAGCGGAGGTTTCACCCAGAGAGCCGGCTTCAAAACCTAAGAAAGTGTCCATAAATGTAGTGGTGGCAGGGATACCCTGACGGAACTGACCCAAAATGGTGGCTCCGGTTTCAAGCGCGGAATCCATGCTCCAACGGGCAAATCCACCGGGAAAGCTGTCCATCAGGAATGGTTTTACCCAAGACACCGTCATTTGCTGGGGAAATGAGACGTAGATGAAGGTGCGTCCTAAAATGGCGGGGTTGAAGGGGTTGGCGCCGAAACCGCCAAACACCATTTTTCCAAAAGCAATCGCCACCACACTGCCCAAAGCTGCCATCCACAGCGGGATGGTTGGTGGAAGCGTCATCGCCAAAAGCGTTCCGGTCACAAACACAGCCATGGAGACCTTTCCGCCTTTTTTGGTTCGAATAAAAAGATATTCCGTGGCAAAGGCCGCCAAGTTCGATACCAGCACCACCGCCGCCGCGCGCCAGCCATAAATATAGATGGCAAAAATCAACAGCGGGATAAGCGCATAGAGCACCTTGTTCATCACGGCCTGTTTCAGGATTAGGTCTTTTATCTTCAAGTTTCACACTCCTTTACGGATGTTGTTTATCTTGCCGTAGATTAGAAAGAATCTTCGCTATAATCAAAAAATCCATCGGGAGACTCGGATCCGGTTTCAATAACCGGTTCGGGGCCCCGGCTGAGAGTCAGATGAACAATGCTGCCTTTTTCCACCTTGGAGCCGGATTCAGGATGGCAGCGGATAACCGTGTTCGCGATGTAGCTGCCGGAATAGAGCGAATCACGCACAACGCCTTTCAAGCCGGCATTTAAAAGCAAATAGTAGGCCTCATGATAGCTTTGTCCGATTACGGAGGGAACACCAACCTGCTGGGAACCGCGGCTCACACGAACGTAGATGGTTCCTTCCGAACGCAGCATTCCCCCGGGCGCGGGCTCTTGTTCCAAAATGGTGCCCACCCTCTCGGTTTCGCTCCAGATGGAATCCTTCACCACGGCGTGAATGCCCATGTTTTCCAAGCTTCTACGCGCATCGGCAAAGCTTTTTCCAATCAGGTTTGGAACCTCAAGCTCTTTAGGGGAACGGAAAATAAAGGGAAAAATCACCTGGCTGGTCAAAAAGGCGGTTAGGAAAATGATTCCCGCGCCGATACCGATGCTGAGCCAGATTTTAGTCGTTTTCTCGCTGGGCAATGTTCTCTAACTCCTTTTTTTCATTTTGGCAGCGAAGGCGCCATCCATATTATGACGGAAAGGCAGGCTGCGAAACATTTTGTCGGAAACCATGTCCTTGGGAATATACTTTGAAGCGTCCAACAAACTGAAGCGTGGATTCCGGGCAAGGAATTTTTCAACCTGACGCTGGTTTTCCTCAGGATTCATAGTGCAAGTGGAATAGACCATTATACCATCGGGACGAACAAAATTCGCCGCTGTTTCCAAGGCTCGCTCCTGAAGTTTGATGAGCTGGGGAATGTCGTGCCGCGCCTGCCAACGCAAATCGGCTTTGCGCCCAAAAACACCCCAGCCGGAACAGGGAGCGTCCACCAAAACCCGGTCGTAGGCAGGAGCCACGGGTCCATATTTGAAAGCGTCGCTCACCACCATTTTGATGTTTGTAAGCTGAAGCCGGTTGGCGGCTTGTTTGAGCAGTTTCATCTTGCTGGGGATTTTATCCACCGCCACGATTTCACCGGTGTTTTGCATGATTTCCGCGATGTAGGTACACTTTCCGCCGGGCGCGGCGAAAAGATCCAGGATATTGTCATCCTTTTGCGGGTCAAGCAGTTCCACCACCAAAGCCGAGGATGTGTCCTGCACGGAATAATAGCCTTCCGAAAAAGCGACATCGTCCAAAACCGTTTCCGCTGCATCTGCCAACAGGCTCATCTTACCCACCTGCGAAGGTGTTAAAACGGTGTCCCGCTTCGCAAAATATTGAATTAGCTTTTGTGGGGTGGTGGCAACCTGGTTCACGCGCAGGTGGAGGGTTGGGTTTTCGTTGAACCAAATGGCGAGATATTCTGCGTCTTCCTCGCCCCAAAGTTCAATCCAATCCTTAATCAATCCAGGCGGATAGGAATGTTCGCTGGCGATGCGTTCAACCGGGTCGCTGGGCCAGGTGACTTCTGGATTCCTCTGCCAGGCACGCAGGACGGCATTTACAAAATCGCCAACCTTGTCGCCCAGCATGTTTTTTGCCAGTTCCACAGTTTCGTTGATGGCGGCATGGGCGGGGATGGAATCCAGATACAGAAGCTGGTAGAGCCCCAGGTAGAGCCAAACCTTGATTTTGAGATCGGTGGTTTTAAACTTCACCGGGTCAGCATATTGGGAGAGAATATAGTCCAGCTTGCCCTTCAGCTTCACCACGCCCTTCACCATGTTGTAAAAAAGCGCCAGGTTTTCCCGGTTGCTTTTCAGGCGTTTGGCTTTTTGGTGCAGAAGCGTGTCCGAAAAAGCGTTGTCTTTCAAGACTTTAAGAATGGTTTGGTAAGCCTGGGTTCTCAACATTTTATTTGCTTCTTTGGTAGAGGCGACGGATTACCTCTTTGATGAGCTGTTCGGCGTTCAAGGCTTGGGCTTCCTCGCCCATCAAACTAAGTTCCTGCCTCACTTCCCTGGCGTTAAAACCAAGGGTTTGCAACGCGCTTTCCACTTCGTCGGCTTTGGAGGAGGGCAAATCCGGTCCGCCCGGTTCGGCGATATCCAAAATGTGGCGCAGCTTTCCCTTCAATTCAATAATCAAACGTTGCGCGCTTTTCATCCCAATCCCCGGAATCTTTGTGAGGATGGCGGTTTCGTCGCGTTCGATGGCTTTCACAAAGGTTGCAATCGGCAGGGTGGAAATGATGGAAAGCGCCGTTTTGGGTCCAATTCCGGAAACGCGGTTCAGTTGTCTGTAAAGTTCACGTTCTCCCTCGCTGGCAAAGCCGAAGAGGCGGATATCGTCCTGGGAAACATGGAGATGGGTGAAAAGCTGGCAGCTTTCCCCCAAAGATGGCAAAAGCTCGAAGGTGCTGATGGGGATGAGAAGTTCGTAGGAAAGCCCGGAAGCTGTTTCCAGAACGGCGTTGACCGGGTCTTTGTGGAGGAGGATTCCCTTGATGGAATGTATCATTATTGAAATTTAATCCTATGATGATGGCAAAGCGCCAAGCCCAGCGCGTCGTAAGCGTCGTCTCTTTTGGGGGGAGATTTCAGCTTCA
The genomic region above belongs to Candidatus Cloacimonadota bacterium and contains:
- a CDS encoding NADH:ubiquinone reductase (Na(+)-transporting) subunit D, whose translation is MTRKQIFINSAFTENAVWKQILGICSSLAVTNLMLNSLIMGLGVTFALALSCLTVSLIREYTPRSVRMIAQTLIMAAYVIMVDILLKAFLPQVSKQLGPYVGLIITNCILMGRLEAFASKNPPLDSVIDGIGAGFGYTLVLLLISFVRELFGFGTLFGFRILGSWWTNWSIMVMAPSAFFLLALLIWIVNNKYYKVV
- a CDS encoding PASTA domain-containing protein; the protein is MPSEKTTKIWLSIGIGAGIIFLTAFLTSQVIFPFIFRSPKELEVPNLIGKSFADARRSLENMGIHAVVKDSIWSETERVGTILEQEPAPGGMLRSEGTIYVRVSRGSQQVGVPSVIGQSYHEAYYLLLNAGLKGVVRDSLYSGSYIANTVIRCHPESGSKVEKGSIVHLTLSRGPEPVIETGSESPDGFFDYSEDSF
- a CDS encoding FMN-binding protein, which codes for MENKTSFFDKPIWPVLFVLILSLVFVGILAVMYRASEPRIKRQQREAYEKTILSLAADSLASLSGLQAQALESDYPTSYKNHIGTLDEDSFARKAFEVKYDGTPIAYVFDVGGKGLWGTMRALVATSLDLQTLLGLNVYDQSETPGLGGRIEEEWFTSQFKGKPILDNSSPIEFEMVPEGQKEIKPQQLRQITGATITSKAVVDMIRGELAQIAKSRTEEGK
- a CDS encoding 2Fe-2S iron-sulfur cluster binding domain-containing protein; amino-acid sequence: MLSIILKDIGVITGVSGILAILLVIAERWLNNYGDCKINVNDKRELTVKGGSSLLNSLSEAQVFLPSACGGRGSCGACKCKVLEGGGPVLPTEKPFLSEAELADHVRLSCQVKVKSDVSIVIPESIFNIREFKSVVTEIIDYTYDIKGFTFELEPGETIDFQAGQYVQLISEPYDKVKQGVTRAYSISSKPDTNNAIQLIIRLVPEGICSTWAHTQLKVGDKVRFTGPYGDFYLRDTDADILFVAGGSGKAPIKSMLEHLAVTGTNRKMTYFFGARTPKDLYLTEEMESFEKVFDDFAYVPVLSHAEPSDNWKGKTGFVMPFFKDAIRDPKNTEAYLCGSPGMIGAVTKSLTELGVPKEKIYFDSFG
- a CDS encoding NADH:ubiquinone reductase (Na(+)-transporting) subunit E (Part of the NQR complex which consists of NqrA, NqrB, NqrC, NqrD, NqrE and NqrF; NQR complex catalyzes the reduction of ubiquinone-1 to ubiquinol by two successive reactions, coupled with the transport of Na(+) ions from the cytoplasm to the periplasm; NqrE is probably involved in the second step, the conversion of ubisemiquinone to ubiquinol.), producing the protein MEISAFLLFWAAIFTSNILLTNFLGMCSYLSVSKEVESSLGLGIAVSFVLVFTTALNWLAYHYLLVPFHIEYLQYIVFIIVIAAFVQLLELLIERFTPALYYSLGIFLPLITVNCAIFGVSLFMVIRNYNFLQSIAYGFGSGLGWLLAILMLAGLRGKLREKMVPAGLRGTGISLIITGIMALAFVGFSGIAPIQ
- a CDS encoding RnfABCDGE type electron transport complex subunit D — encoded protein: MKIKDLILKQAVMNKVLYALIPLLIFAIYIYGWRAAAVVLVSNLAAFATEYLFIRTKKGGKVSMAVFVTGTLLAMTLPPTIPLWMAALGSVVAIAFGKMVFGGFGANPFNPAILGRTFIYVSFPQQMTVSWVKPFLMDSFPGGFARWSMDSALETGATILGQFRQGIPATTTFMDTFLGFEAGSLGETSALLIILAGIYLLVTKAAKWIPMLSTLLSIIVFNLIFYPGENPLFMLCAGGALFGIVFMVTDPISQPKGALALWIFGILTGFLTVFIRRFSLFAEGFMFALLIANSLMPIIEHGLKSLPKKKEAV
- the ruvA gene encoding Holliday junction branch migration protein RuvA; translated protein: MIHSIKGILLHKDPVNAVLETASGLSYELLIPISTFELLPSLGESCQLFTHLHVSQDDIRLFGFASEGERELYRQLNRVSGIGPKTALSIISTLPIATFVKAIERDETAILTKIPGIGMKSAQRLIIELKGKLRHILDIAEPGGPDLPSSKADEVESALQTLGFNAREVRQELSLMGEEAQALNAEQLIKEVIRRLYQRSK
- the rsmB gene encoding 16S rRNA (cytosine(967)-C(5))-methyltransferase RsmB, translating into MLRTQAYQTILKVLKDNAFSDTLLHQKAKRLKSNRENLALFYNMVKGVVKLKGKLDYILSQYADPVKFKTTDLKIKVWLYLGLYQLLYLDSIPAHAAINETVELAKNMLGDKVGDFVNAVLRAWQRNPEVTWPSDPVERIASEHSYPPGLIKDWIELWGEEDAEYLAIWFNENPTLHLRVNQVATTPQKLIQYFAKRDTVLTPSQVGKMSLLADAAETVLDDVAFSEGYYSVQDTSSALVVELLDPQKDDNILDLFAAPGGKCTYIAEIMQNTGEIVAVDKIPSKMKLLKQAANRLQLTNIKMVVSDAFKYGPVAPAYDRVLVDAPCSGWGVFGRKADLRWQARHDIPQLIKLQERALETAANFVRPDGIMVYSTCTMNPEENQRQVEKFLARNPRFSLLDASKYIPKDMVSDKMFRSLPFRHNMDGAFAAKMKKRS
- a CDS encoding prepilin peptidase, encoding MAVLGAALGSFFNVVIDRVPQGKSIVKPPSHCGSCGTQLPASQNIPIYTYIVQKGRCKNCGAKIHWHHLVVEIATPLLFMALALVYGAGNLAFWKFAVMFGFLIPIFFIDAFHQLIPLVLSLPMVAVGLIFSFAQSSFRFKDFFWVYLLPTLLLFFFLYALALTWEKIFKKEGLGGGDVILIPALAAYFGAIHIPFVILLASILGIIYFLAFVRKPNQVFAFGPFLAFTGVVWALVGEILLFTLGFRL